A stretch of Miscanthus floridulus cultivar M001 chromosome 13, ASM1932011v1, whole genome shotgun sequence DNA encodes these proteins:
- the LOC136499700 gene encoding agamous-like MADS-box protein AGL29 translates to MVKGKSTKGRQRIEMKSIEGEVARQVCFSKRRPSLFKKASELSTLCGAEVTVVTFSPGGKCFSFGHPSTSSVADRLLAVHTFDGLTMGSGSHGCQGSTGTSHEMNQQVMELQQLMETEKRRKERAVEAMERESGGPVMKLLNANVGALGIHELEELRKELCMVQNMVKERSREVLEDAMQTRRLPPQSHMHMVAMPSQVLPGGQSAGTMYTTFPSLSNGPREGLYVNSPLHGSLGGLGNYLNGQFRG, encoded by the coding sequence ATGGTGAAGGGTAAGTCGACCAAGGGTAGGCAAAGGATTGAGATGAAGAGCATCGAAGGTGAGGTGGCACGTCAGGTATGCTTCTCCAAGCGCCGCCCAAGCTTATTCAAGAAGGCCAGTGAGCTTTCCACCCTATGTGGTGCAGAGGTTACTGTTGTCACCTTCTCCCCTGGTGGCAAGTGCTTCTCCTTTGGCCATCCCTCTACTTCGTCTGTTGCTGACCGCTTACTTGCCGTGCACACTTTCGATGGCCTGACCATGGGAAGTGGGAGCCATGGTTGTCAAGGATCGACAGGTACAAGCCATGAGATGAATCAGCAGGTTATGGAGTTGCAACAATTAATGGAGAccgagaagaggaggaaggagagggcagTAGAGGCTATGGAGAGGGAGAGTGGGGGGCCTGTAATGAAATTATTGAATGCCAATGTTGGTGCATTAGGGATACATGAGTTGGAGGAGTTGAGAAAGGAGCTTTGTATGGTACAAAACATGGTCAAGGAGAGGTCCCGCGAGGTGCTGGAAGATGCCATGCAAACAAGAAGGCTGCCTCCACAATCTCATATGCATATGGTGGCAATGCCCTCGCAAGTTTTGCCTGGTGGCCAGAGTGCTGGAACCATGTATACCACTTTCCCAAGTTTGAGCAATGGACCACGTGAAGGGCTTTACGTCAACTCTCCGCTGCATGGTTCCCTTGGTGGCCTTGGCAATTACTTGAATGGTCAATTTAGAGGCTGA